One Cucurbita pepo subsp. pepo cultivar mu-cu-16 chromosome LG20, ASM280686v2, whole genome shotgun sequence genomic window carries:
- the LOC111782742 gene encoding uncharacterized protein LOC111782742: MEGKSKGYQASSFVADLFDVKEPPSTSSSEVFAAIFPSPQKGGGRNSSSSGDWLKQANGNQPSHARQGNSGGSLEPCHLSSSLYYGGQDGYSQAPSAGPSPSPAPTLKKSGGEDDPNGNNFQPASRGNWWQGSLYY; the protein is encoded by the exons ATggagggaaagtctaaagggTATCAAGCCTCCTCTTTCGTTGCTGATCTTTTCGATGTCAAGGAGCCGCCATCAACTTCTTCATCAGAAGTCTTTGCAGCAATCTTTCCTTCTCCACAGAAG gGGGGAGGCAGGAATTCTTCTAGCTCTGGGGATTGGCTAAAACAGGCCAATGGAAATCAACCATCCCACGCCAGACAAGGAAATTCAG GAGGGAGCTTGGAGCCTTGCCATCTGAGTTCATCTCTATACTATGGAGGACAAGATGGTTACTCCCAGGCCCCATCAGCTGGACCATCCCCATCCCCTGCCCCCACT TTGAAGAAAAGTGGGGGAGAAGATGATCCAAATGGAAACAACTTCCAACCTGCTTCTAGGGGAAATTGGTGGCAAG GTTCTCTTTATTATTAG
- the LOC111782484 gene encoding uncharacterized protein LOC111782484, with translation MAADPEGREFKFYSQFQAEHGNKQNPFVGDNWSSYYGRSDSFLSFSSKVESEIESDKDDGGDGGGGGDDDYTAELSRRMAQYMLQDDDNSSIESFQPEIQNKPWGLSSSPISTLWSPLGSSTGSSYGSPEGPSKEPSPPSTPVVVERGGLDISHNVFSKLEKMKKVSTNDKSIQTSPQHGGTRSSSSKNQKRRQNQQQQQLMKQKSSAATQAKQAQGSTSQANSGAKPGGGSSGTGVFLPRHVNYNRSAPCPQPPQPPKKKGCSTVLIPVRVLQALQLHYDRMDNETREKITGFTALREAAASARTTKSHTDKTSHLEATAAVEAATTAASSQIDVGLPQEWTY, from the exons ATGGCGGCAGACCCAGAAGGCAGAGAGTTTAAGTTTTACTCACAGTTTCAGGCTGAGCATGGAAATAAGCAGAACCCCTTTGTAGGAGACAATTGGTCAAGCTATTATGGACGGTCTGATTCATTTCTCAGCTTCAGCTCAAAGGTGGAATCAGAGATTGAAAGTGATAAAGATGACGGCggagacggcggcggcggcggcgatgaTGATTATACAGCTGAGTTAAGTCGGCGTATGGCTCAGTACATGCTTCAAGATGATGATAACTCCTCCATTGAAAGCTTTCAACCTGAGATACAGAACAAG CCATGGGGTTTGTCTAGTTCGCCAATTTCAACGCTGTGGTCACCACTAGGCTCTAGCACTGGGAGCAGCTACGGAAGTCCAGAAGGGCCTTCCAAGGAGCCATCGCCGCCATCGACGCCGGTGGTTGTAGAGCGTGGAGGGCTGGATATTTCACACAACGTTTTCAGCAAACtggagaagatgaaaaaagtTAGCACAAATGATAAATCAATCCAAACAAGCCCCCAACATGGAGGAACCAGATCTTCCTCTTCCAAA AATCAGAAGCGGAGGCAGAaccaacagcagcagcagttgATGAAGCAAAAAAGCTCCGCCGCCACACAAGCCAAGCAGGCTCAAGGAAGCACCTCACAAGCCAATTCAGGGGCAAAACCAGGAGGAGGGTCATCCGGGACAGGAGTGTTCTTGCCCCGCCATGTCAATTACAACCGTTCAGCACCATGTCCTCAGCCTCCACAGCCGCCCAAGAAAAAGG GCTGCTCCACTGTTCTAATACCCGTGAGAGTCCTACAAGCCTTACAACTTCACTACGACAGAATGGACAACGAGACAAGAGAAAAGATCACTGGCTTCACAGCTTTAAGAg AAGCTGCGGCTAGTGCCAGAACAACAAAGTCACATACCGATAAGACAAGTCATCTGGAAGCGACAGCGGCGGTGGAGGCGGCGACGACGGCGGCGAGCAGCCAAATCGACGTGGGTCTTCCTCAAGAATGGACGTACTGA
- the LOC111782740 gene encoding protein THYLAKOID ASSEMBLY 8-like, chloroplastic isoform X1 produces MAMRWFSKSKLPICYSVFLRGLTTRPIRDISLPVKSTVAGFQPDSSQPLSGFRLYHDGRPRGPLWRSRKAIGKEALFVIQGLKRFKEDEEKLQKFMKCHVLRLLKLDMIAVLGELERQEEVALAVKVFRLIQKQEWYKPDVFLYKDLIVALARSKQMDDAMELWESMRKENLFPDSQTYTEVIRGFLKYGSPSDAMNIYEDMKKSPDPPDELPFRILLKGLLPHPLLRNRVKQDFEEIFPDQHVYDPPEEIFGLR; encoded by the exons ATGGCAATGCGGTGGTTTTCCAAGTCGAAGTTACCCATTTGTTATTCGGTATTCCTACGAGGTCTAACGACGAGACCCATTAGAGATATCTCATTACCAGTAAAATCGACGGTTGCCGGATTTCAGCCGGATTCCAGCCAACCCTTAAGCGGATTCCGGCTATATCACGACGGGAGGCCGCGGGGACCCCTTTGGAGAAGCCGGAAAGCAATTGGGAAAGAAGCGCTTTTCGTTATTCAGGGATTGAAGAGATTCaaggaagatgaagagaagCTCCAGAAGTTCATGAAGTGTCATGTTTTGAGGCTCTTGAAATTGGATATGATTGCTGTGCTTGGTGAACTTGAGCGGCAGGAAGAGGTTGCTTTAGCCGTCAAG GTATTTCGGTTGATTCAAAAGCAAGAATGGTACAAGCCCGATGTTTTTCTCTACAAAGACTTGATTGTTGCATTAGCTAGAAGTAAACAGATGGATGATGCAATGGAATTATGGGAAAGCATGAGAAAGGAGAATTTATTCCCTGATTCTCAAACGTATACCGAAGTCATCAGAGGCTTCTTGAAATATGGATCTCCTTCTGATGCAATGAACATATATGAAGATATGAAGAAGTCTCCTGATCCACCAGATGAGTTGCCATTTAGAATTTTGTTGAAAGGACTTTTGCCACACCCCCTTTTGAGAAACAGAGTGAAGCAAGATTTTGAGGAGATCTTTCCTGACCAGCACGTGTACGATCCCCCGGAAGAGATATTCGGCCTACGCTGA
- the LOC111782741 gene encoding uncharacterized protein LOC111782741 has protein sequence MSVVPRRRSSSTRIHVMALDGIVNVNSLFTFAVFLGITWYPTADPAVNLLPDDDDGPCAPAAAAAQSLIACHVYSFSCFLFSSLVASALKQAIRIIGRDDGEHGVAYAPALRVGMVASAVGSVLGCGFLVAALLNLVQIKLGTLSCRRWETVAAAVPLVSLVPMALFIYIVLVLHAFTR, from the coding sequence ATGTCCGTCGTTCCACGGCGGCGATCCTCCTCGACCAGAATCCATGTCATGGCCCTCGACGGCATCGTCAACGTCAACTCCCTCTTCACCTTCGCCGTCTTCCTCGGCATTACCTGGTACCCCACTGCTGACCCCGCCGTCAACCTACTTCCCGACGATGACGACGGCCCCTGTGCCCCAGCCGCCGCTGCAGCTCAGAGCCTCATCGCCTGCCATGTGTACTCCTTCAGCTGCTTCCTCTTCTCCAGCCTAGTCGCCTCGGCGCTAAAGCAGGCTATTAGAATCATCGGCCGCGACGATGGAGAGCATGGTGTAGCCTACGCGCCGGCGTTACGCGTGGGGATGGTGGCGTCGGCAGTCGGGTCGGTGCTTGGATGTGGGTTTTTGGTGGCGGCGCTGCTGAATTTGGTACAGATAAAGTTAGGGACTTTAAGTTGCCGACGGTGGGAAACGGTGGCGGCCGCCGTGCCGTTGGTGAGTCTGGTTCCTATGGCGCTTTTCATTTACAtcgttcttgttcttcacGCCTTCACGCGCTAG
- the LOC111782672 gene encoding 17.3 kDa class I heat shock protein-like, whose product MSMIPSFFGGRRSSIFDPFATFDLSDPFDFHFPSSISSYLPEIARDTSDLMNARVDWKETPEAHVMKADLPGLKKEEVKVEIEDGKVLQISGRRSVEKEDINEKWHRIERSSGKFQRKFRLPEDAKMEEIRASREDGVLTVTVPKAKAEEKNADVKSVEISG is encoded by the coding sequence ATGTCGATGATTCCAAGCTTTTTCGGTGGCCGACGGAGCAGCATCTTCGATCCATTTGCCACTTTCGATCTCTCAGATCCGTTCGATTTTCACTTTCCCTCTTCTATTTCATCGTACTTACCTGAAATCGCTCGAGATACTTCTGATCTGATGAACGCTCGTGTTGACTGGAAGGAGACGCCGGAGGCTCATGTAATGAAAGCCGATCTGCCTGGACTGAAGAAAGAGGAAGTGAAAGTGGAGATAGAAGATGGAAAAGTGCTTCAGATCAGCGGCCGAAGGAGCGTAGAGAAAGAGGACATAAACGAGAAATGGCATCGGATCGAGCGAAGCAGTGGAAAGTTCCAGAGGAAATTCCGGCTACCAGAGGATGCGAAAATGGAGGAAATTAGGGCATCAAGGGAGGACGGTGTTCTCACGGTGACGGTGCCCAAGGCCAAGGCGGAAGAAAAGAACGCGGATGTGAAGTCCGTTGAGATTTCCGGCTAA
- the LOC111782720 gene encoding copper transporter 1-like, with product MDAANNAHHHHVYRMTPPIDSSTASPEMTHGTMMLHMTFFWGANAEILFNRWPGERGGMYALALIFVFVLAFIVEWLSHSRLIKEDSSAAAAGLIRTLLHTVRVGLVNLVMLAVMSFNVGVFLVAIGGHCLGFLLFGSRLFKKSAVASGSASRTEQPVTS from the exons ATGGACGCCGCCAACAACGCACACCACCACCATGTGTACAGAATGACGCCGCCGATTGATTCCTCCACCGCATCGCCGGAGATGACGCACGGCACGATGATGCTGCACATGACCTTCTTTTGGGGAGCCAACGCCGAGATTCTGTTCAATCGCTGGCCTGGCGAACGCGGCGGCATGTACGCCTTGGCCTTGATCTTCGTTTTCGTGCTTGCTTTCATCGTCGAGTGGCTTTCGCATAGCCGATTGATTAAGGAAGATTCGAGCGCCGCGGCGGCAGGATTGATCCGGACTCTTTTGCATACGGTTAGGGTTGGATTGGTGAATTTAGTGATGCTAGCCGTCATGTCGTTCAATGTTGGAGTGTTTTTGGTCGCCATCGGTGGCCATTGCCTCGGATTCTTGCTGTTTGGGAGTAGATTGTTCAAGAAATCGGCCGTGGCTTCTG GGTCAGCCTCAAGAACAGAGCAGCCAGTTACATCGTGA